From Sphingobacterium bambusae:
AGCTGGAGCCCGATCAGGAGAGTGCTATTATTACCGAGTTGGAGCCGCGAAAGAACTATATTATCCGCAGATCGGTCAACCTATCCAAGCAAACACAGATTATCGGCGCTAACCTTGATCAAGCTATGCTGGTCGTGACATTGGCGTCACCGCCAACTTCCCTTGGTTTCATCGACCGGTTTTTGGTAACGGCAGAGGCGTATGGCATCCCGGCAATGTTGATTTTCAATAAATTGGATCTTTTTTCGGAAGAAGGCCTAGAAATTTTGGACGATTACATGGCTATTTATGAGCAGATCGGTTACCCCTGCCTAGCCGTTTCAGCACAGGAAGGCACGCATGTAGACGAGATTCGCAAAACATTGAAAGATAAGATCACCTTGGTGTCTGGACATTCGGGAGTAGGAAAGTCCACCTTGATCAATAGCATTGAGCCTGCTGTGGCGCTACGGACGGGGAAAATATCCGATTGGTCGGATAAGGGCAAGCATACCACCACCTTTGCGGAGATGATCGACCTTTCTTTTGGTGGCAAGCTGATCGACACGCCCGGTATACGGGAATTGGGTATTGTGGATATCGAAAAGAATGAGCTATCACATTTTTTTCCAGAAATGCGCGCGCGATTGAACCAATGTCGTTTTCACAACTGCAGACACATCAACGAGCCCGGCTGTGTGATATTGGAAGCCGTCGAAGATGGTGAAATAGAGACCTCCCGATACGAGAGTTATTTGAGCATTTACCACAACCAAGATACGCGCAACTAACTTATTCTAAACTGCTGAAAACTTTACAGAAACAACTTTGTTGTTAGAAAGAAGAAATGGTATGGATGCTTGATGATATGCGGCCTCGTTAACCTGTTTTTCGGCATATTTTAGTGTATTATTTTGTTCGTGTTTTATCGGTTTTTGGGATTTTCACCAACTATAAATTAACGTATTCGTATGAAACCAATTTGGAAATGGATCATCGGCATTTTTATCCTGCTCGTGGTAGCTCTTTCGGGGGCTATATGGTATTTCTCTAGAAACTGGAAGCCTATTGTGGAAGAGAAGTTGCAAGAGGTCATCAAAAATTCAACGGATAGCTTGTACAAACTTAGTTACGACAAGCTGGATCTTAACCTTGCTATAGGCAATGTGACCTTGGAGAATGCAATGCTAGTTCCCGATTCAGCCGTTTATGCTCAAATGGAGGCTGTGCAAAAGGCTCCTGACAACTTGTATGATATTCGGTTGAAAGCCTTAAAGATTAGACGTTTTGGTATTATCGATATACTGACCAATAGAAAGTTAACGATAAAATCCATCAGTTTAGAAGATCCTGCCATCCATTTGACGAATAAGTACCACGCATATAATGACACCGTCGTTTCTGAGTCGAAAAAGACCTTGTACGAGAGTGTAAAGGATGTGCTGCAGTCGGTAAACGTACGGGATATCATGATGGAGAACGTTTCTTTCAAATATTCTAAATTAAGCGAAGGCAAAAGTTCTGATTTCGCAGTGAAGGATATCAAGATCTCGGTACACGATGTTTTGATTGATGAAACTTCATTGGCAGACACTTCTCGGTTGATGTACACGAAAATGGTGGAGATCGTCGTTCCCGGTTTTACGTATAATTTTGCAGATGGATTCTACCAAGCAAAGTTTGATGAGCTGAAGATCAATACCCGCGAACAGAATATTTTGCTGACTAATGTAGATTACAAGCCCGTGATGAACAAAGCGGCCTACTTTAAGAAGAAAGGTAAGAATGTGACGATGGCCGATTTGCATTTTGATACTTTACGCATGGAGCAGTTGAATTTCCGTGCACTTATGGATAATCAGCAGACCATTGCTAAGAAAGTGCAGATCAAGAATGGCCATGCCAAGTTGTACAATGATAAGCGCTATCCGAAAAGTCCGAAAAACCAAATCGGGCAGGCTCCGCATCAAAAGCTTCTACGCGTCAAGCAGCTGATTGACTTGGACAGCGTATTTGTAGAAAATGTGGATGTGTTATACGGCGAGATGAGCGGAAAATATCATCGTGAAGGGCAGATTTCCTTCGACGGTGCTACAGGAATTTTAACACATGTGACCAACGATTCGGTGAAGCTTGCGAAGAATAAATTCATGAAAGCTGATCTCCGGGCAAAAGTGATGA
This genomic window contains:
- the rsgA gene encoding ribosome small subunit-dependent GTPase A, coding for MRGLVTKSTGSWYLVQGEDGMRVECRIKGKFRTKGIKTTNPIAVGDWVHYELEPDQESAIITELEPRKNYIIRRSVNLSKQTQIIGANLDQAMLVVTLASPPTSLGFIDRFLVTAEAYGIPAMLIFNKLDLFSEEGLEILDDYMAIYEQIGYPCLAVSAQEGTHVDEIRKTLKDKITLVSGHSGVGKSTLINSIEPAVALRTGKISDWSDKGKHTTTFAEMIDLSFGGKLIDTPGIRELGIVDIEKNELSHFFPEMRARLNQCRFHNCRHINEPGCVILEAVEDGEIETSRYESYLSIYHNQDTRN
- a CDS encoding AsmA family protein, whose protein sequence is MKPIWKWIIGIFILLVVALSGAIWYFSRNWKPIVEEKLQEVIKNSTDSLYKLSYDKLDLNLAIGNVTLENAMLVPDSAVYAQMEAVQKAPDNLYDIRLKALKIRRFGIIDILTNRKLTIKSISLEDPAIHLTNKYHAYNDTVVSESKKTLYESVKDVLQSVNVRDIMMENVSFKYSKLSEGKSSDFAVKDIKISVHDVLIDETSLADTSRLMYTKMVEIVVPGFTYNFADGFYQAKFDELKINTREQNILLTNVDYKPVMNKAAYFKKKGKNVTMADLHFDTLRMEQLNFRALMDNQQTIAKKVQIKNGHAKLYNDKRYPKSPKNQIGQAPHQKLLRVKQLIDLDSVFVENVDVLYGEMSGKYHREGQISFDGATGILTHVTNDSVKLAKNKFMKADLRAKVMNSGSLHATFSFDMLSKNGAYSYAGSLKPMQAPAFNRILTPLLNVEIGSGNIRSVRFTMEGNDYRSWGDFRFDYDNLKINLLNEEGEKKKKKILSFLVNQLVIDDSNPDANEVYHIGKVNHKRVPEHTFFKNLWQSLLDGIKQTAGISPEREQRLIGSAQSAKKAVEQTKGSVKKTKGFLNRLFKKDEEKQQE